Proteins from a single region of Pseudomonas sp. BSw22131:
- a CDS encoding MFS transporter, which translates to MSESLQNPKVDVRDRGHLGFLAFVLLCFFAASSTPTPLYHLYQQGWGFSPALLTLIFAVYALSLLVALLVFGSLSDYLGRRPVIFAALLLEMLSMALFMAASDVGWLLAARVVQGFATGMATSALGAALLDTDPAQGPLVNSIAPMFGMAAGALGTSALVEYAPLPLLLAYAVLLALFTAQALYLWRIEETVTPQAGVWGSLRPSLHVPAQARGTLWLVLPADIAAWALGGFFLSLSPSLLAAATGSTSVLNGGFAVAALTISGAVAIAYLRTRAPVLALWVGCSFLAMGVLVVLAAVNLGLLWLFFVGTVVAGIGFGSSFLGAMRLLLPLAHAHERAGLMSAFYVLSYLAFCVPALIAGLSMKQVGLIATTNVYGAIVVLLALIALAALLIQRANRRGSQPVSLEIDQALDEPR; encoded by the coding sequence GTGTCTGAATCTTTGCAGAACCCGAAAGTCGATGTGAGGGATCGAGGTCACCTGGGTTTCCTCGCGTTCGTCCTCCTGTGCTTCTTCGCAGCGTCCAGCACACCCACGCCGCTTTACCATCTCTACCAACAGGGCTGGGGCTTTTCTCCGGCGCTGCTGACCCTGATCTTCGCCGTGTATGCGTTGAGTCTGCTGGTGGCGCTGCTGGTCTTCGGATCGTTGTCCGATTATCTCGGGCGACGGCCGGTGATCTTTGCCGCGCTGCTGCTGGAGATGCTATCGATGGCGCTGTTCATGGCTGCCAGCGATGTCGGATGGTTGTTGGCGGCTCGCGTGGTGCAAGGTTTTGCGACGGGTATGGCGACCAGCGCGCTCGGCGCGGCGTTGCTCGACACCGACCCCGCGCAAGGTCCACTGGTCAATAGCATCGCCCCCATGTTCGGCATGGCTGCCGGCGCACTGGGCACCAGCGCGCTGGTTGAGTACGCACCGCTGCCGTTGCTGCTCGCGTATGCGGTGTTGCTGGCCTTGTTCACAGCACAAGCGCTTTACCTGTGGCGCATTGAAGAGACCGTTACGCCGCAGGCGGGGGTGTGGGGTTCTTTGCGGCCTTCTTTGCATGTGCCGGCGCAGGCCCGCGGGACGCTCTGGCTGGTCTTGCCTGCGGACATTGCCGCTTGGGCACTGGGCGGTTTTTTTCTGTCGCTGAGTCCGTCACTGCTGGCAGCGGCTACCGGCTCCACGTCGGTGCTCAATGGCGGGTTTGCAGTGGCAGCGTTGACCATCAGTGGCGCCGTGGCGATCGCTTACCTTCGTACTCGCGCACCGGTCCTGGCCTTGTGGGTCGGATGCAGCTTTCTGGCGATGGGCGTGCTGGTGGTTCTCGCGGCGGTCAATCTCGGGCTGCTGTGGCTGTTCTTCGTGGGAACGGTTGTGGCGGGCATCGGCTTTGGTTCGAGCTTTCTTGGGGCGATGCGGCTGTTGTTGCCGCTGGCACATGCTCACGAGCGCGCAGGCCTGATGTCGGCGTTCTACGTGCTCAGTTATCTGGCGTTCTGCGTCCCTGCGTTGATCGCAGGGTTATCGATGAAACAAGTGGGGCTGATTGCGACGACCAACGTCTATGGGGCCATCGTAGTGTTGCTGGCGTTGATCGCCTTGGCGGCCTTGTTGATCCAACGGGCAAACCGGCGAGGATCTCAACCCGTTTCGCTGGAAATCGATCAGGCGCTGGATGAGCCGCGTTAA
- a CDS encoding catalase family peroxidase: MIEREPPQHAKPPLSTPQIIVRLAGIGAVVVVIAGAFAYVNGTLDPHRLTPARVVDLLEHNNGLFPGYRRNHSKGSCVAGYFESSGAAASLSSAQVFAAGRTPVVGRFALPTGNPYSPDNAAPIRSLALQFTQANGQQWRTGVNSMPRFPVGTPDAFIDLQIATAPDPKTGKPDPAKPPAFFAAHPETAPFLAWIKTARPSASYVTETYNSVNAFVLVSADGKRQAVRWSVVPQNQDSRVAPTPQDKDFLEKDLVEKLAASPQRFSLMLTLAQPGDPTNDASKAWPADRKTVDAGTLVLDETQPELTGDCRDINYDPLVLPNGIEGSDDPLLAARSAAYAASYERRTREVNELNAAPAQEKQP; encoded by the coding sequence ATGATTGAGCGCGAACCACCGCAGCACGCCAAACCTCCACTCAGTACGCCCCAAATCATCGTGCGTCTGGCCGGTATCGGCGCGGTGGTGGTGGTGATCGCCGGTGCTTTCGCCTACGTCAACGGCACGCTTGATCCCCACCGGCTGACACCGGCGCGGGTGGTGGACCTCTTGGAGCACAACAACGGCCTGTTCCCCGGCTACCGCCGCAATCACTCCAAAGGCAGCTGCGTGGCCGGTTATTTCGAGAGCAGCGGTGCGGCAGCATCCTTGTCCAGCGCCCAAGTGTTTGCAGCCGGGCGCACGCCGGTGGTGGGGCGCTTTGCGCTGCCGACCGGCAATCCCTATTCGCCTGATAACGCGGCGCCGATTCGCAGTCTGGCGCTGCAGTTCACTCAGGCCAACGGTCAGCAGTGGCGCACGGGCGTCAACAGCATGCCGCGGTTTCCGGTGGGCACGCCGGATGCGTTCATCGACCTGCAAATTGCAACCGCCCCGGACCCGAAAACCGGCAAGCCTGACCCGGCCAAACCTCCTGCGTTTTTTGCAGCGCATCCGGAAACCGCGCCGTTTCTCGCATGGATCAAAACCGCCAGGCCCTCTGCCAGTTACGTCACCGAAACCTACAACTCGGTGAACGCGTTTGTGCTGGTGTCAGCCGATGGCAAGCGTCAGGCAGTGCGCTGGAGTGTGGTGCCGCAAAATCAGGATTCGCGGGTGGCGCCCACGCCGCAAGATAAAGATTTTCTGGAAAAGGACCTGGTCGAGAAACTGGCCGCCAGCCCGCAACGCTTCAGCCTGATGCTGACGCTGGCTCAACCCGGAGACCCCACCAACGACGCCAGCAAGGCGTGGCCTGCGGATCGCAAAACAGTGGATGCGGGCACGCTGGTGCTGGACGAGACCCAGCCTGAGTTGACAGGCGATTGCCGGGACATCAACTACGATCCGCTGGTGCTGCCGAACGGGATCGAAGGTTCGGATGATCCGTTGCTTGCCGCACGCTCAGCGGCGTACGCCGCATCCTATGAGCGCCGCACCCGTGAAGTGAATGAGCTCAACGCCGCCCCTGCACAGGAGAAGCAACCATGA
- a CDS encoding leucine-rich repeat-containing protein kinase family protein, producing MHTLADLRAGKLAGITRLSLACGLTEFPPEIFSLSDSLETLDLSGNALTGLPDDLHRLTHLKILFCSNNPFTRLPDAIGQCAQLEVVGFKACQIQEVPARALPVRLRSLILTDNRIESLPQALGDCRYLQKLMMAGNRLRDLPASLARCERLELLRISANNIQRLPDWVLNMPALAWLACAGNPLSSPRGDTPIHAIRWQDLELQQVLGQGASGVIQQALWRNDQQTRQAVAVKLYKGAVTSDGSPLNEMAACIAAGNHPNLINVEGKIHGHPAEVDGLVMQLISPDFTNLAGPPSLQSCTRDRYGNGRFSPSVALNIAAGIAAATAHLHAQGLTHGDLYGHNILWNERGDCLLGDFGAASFYPDANTGAQLERLEARAFGILLGELIERCDAMDADMEARLNALQADCTQPVVAQRPGFSEIAQRLSAISALRRA from the coding sequence ATGCACACTCTCGCAGACCTGCGCGCCGGCAAACTGGCCGGTATCACGCGACTTTCCCTGGCCTGCGGCCTGACGGAGTTCCCGCCGGAAATCTTCAGCCTCAGCGACTCACTGGAAACACTCGACCTGAGCGGCAACGCCTTGACCGGGCTGCCCGATGATCTGCACCGGCTCACGCACCTGAAGATCCTGTTCTGCTCGAACAACCCCTTCACCCGGCTGCCGGACGCCATCGGCCAGTGCGCGCAACTGGAAGTGGTCGGTTTCAAGGCGTGCCAGATCCAGGAGGTGCCAGCGCGCGCACTGCCTGTGCGCCTGCGTTCGTTGATCCTGACCGACAACCGCATCGAGTCGCTGCCCCAAGCGCTGGGCGACTGCCGATACCTGCAGAAACTGATGATGGCTGGCAACCGGCTGCGCGATCTTCCTGCGTCACTGGCTCGTTGCGAACGCCTGGAACTGCTGCGGATTTCGGCCAATAACATTCAGCGACTCCCTGACTGGGTGCTGAACATGCCCGCCCTCGCGTGGCTGGCCTGCGCCGGCAACCCGCTTTCATCGCCTCGGGGCGACACGCCCATCCATGCCATCCGCTGGCAAGACCTGGAGTTGCAGCAGGTATTGGGGCAAGGGGCGTCCGGCGTGATTCAACAAGCGTTATGGCGCAACGATCAGCAAACGCGGCAAGCGGTTGCGGTCAAGCTGTACAAGGGCGCCGTGACCAGCGACGGCTCCCCGCTCAATGAAATGGCAGCCTGCATCGCCGCAGGCAACCACCCCAATCTGATCAACGTCGAAGGCAAGATCCACGGCCATCCCGCAGAGGTTGATGGCTTGGTCATGCAATTGATCAGCCCTGATTTCACCAACCTGGCGGGTCCACCGAGCCTGCAAAGCTGCACCCGTGACAGGTACGGCAACGGTCGGTTTTCACCCTCGGTGGCACTGAACATTGCCGCCGGTATCGCCGCCGCCACCGCACATTTGCATGCACAAGGCCTTACTCACGGCGACCTGTACGGGCACAACATTCTCTGGAACGAGCGCGGAGACTGTTTACTGGGGGACTTCGGTGCAGCGTCGTTCTATCCCGATGCCAACACCGGCGCGCAGCTTGAGCGCCTCGAGGCACGGGCGTTCGGCATACTGCTGGGAGAGTTGATCGAGCGCTGCGACGCAATGGATGCGGACATGGAAGCCCGCCTGAATGCGCTGCAAGCCGATTGCACTCAACCTGTGGTTGCGCAACGGCCTGGGTTTTCAGAGATAGCGCAGAGACTGTCGGCAATCAGCGCATTGCGACGCGCCTGA
- a CDS encoding lactate dehydrogenase codes for MTSISAVSQGQLLALKPATALAPAVNDEAGSTQVSSPASVVLLGQQSAVQSALYSSRGLLPGTEVSLAWEAEAVNKVSAVMSGNFAVSATAGRFQGLGAALLKQLASNGSDYSQSLVRSNGALQTAELSAAQLALHGKAENSITLTIKTASGATVSLNLSSKDNGLAVSADVTGGTLNDDELAGLASLADGFQSAIDGLSSNPPALNLDKLTQYDTSVFSSIDLKAQLKGADGTPQTLSFRADSAGRSVDMTGSVGSFQLSLDLQNSAILGNADQQEKALQSYLKQFDSARQRGHGDDQLMTLFADTFKTLNSHYPDTSPASGAPQTVNSISLTDADHALLTGLADFSASVKARTEASNPYRLDELDAFAYQVSQSSKSQGQDQLNRTVEQTRQSHLTASYHQALYPGAALKLGTDAESQSYAYYQIEDSTSTSLRMEYDKGKLIDASVSKSVSQSTRISKYELGKLIEDTLTPENHQQRENLSSLVEAALQADTKSRLQTGRSTLADALASIRERVMQPQRLS; via the coding sequence ATGACCAGCATCAGTGCAGTCAGTCAGGGCCAGCTTTTAGCCCTCAAACCCGCCACAGCTTTGGCCCCTGCGGTGAATGACGAAGCCGGGTCCACCCAGGTTTCGTCCCCGGCGTCGGTGGTGTTGCTCGGCCAGCAATCGGCTGTACAGAGCGCGCTCTATTCCTCCCGTGGCTTGCTGCCGGGCACAGAAGTGTCGCTGGCCTGGGAAGCCGAGGCCGTGAACAAGGTGTCTGCGGTAATGTCGGGCAACTTCGCGGTGTCCGCCACAGCGGGCCGGTTTCAGGGCCTCGGCGCGGCGTTACTGAAGCAACTGGCGAGCAACGGCAGCGATTATTCGCAGTCTCTGGTCAGATCCAATGGCGCGCTGCAGACAGCCGAGTTGTCGGCGGCGCAATTGGCGCTTCACGGCAAGGCCGAGAACAGCATCACCCTCACCATCAAGACAGCCAGCGGCGCCACCGTCAGCCTGAATCTGAGTAGCAAGGATAACGGGCTTGCGGTGTCGGCTGATGTCACCGGTGGCACTCTCAACGACGACGAACTGGCCGGATTGGCGAGTCTGGCCGATGGATTTCAGTCAGCGATCGATGGATTGTCCTCCAACCCTCCAGCGCTCAACCTGGACAAGCTGACCCAATACGACACAAGCGTGTTTTCCTCCATCGACCTCAAAGCCCAGCTCAAAGGCGCCGACGGCACTCCGCAAACCTTGAGTTTTCGGGCCGACAGCGCAGGCCGGTCAGTGGACATGACCGGTTCTGTTGGCAGCTTTCAGCTGTCGTTGGACTTGCAAAACTCCGCCATCCTCGGCAACGCCGATCAGCAGGAGAAGGCGCTGCAGTCGTACCTCAAGCAATTTGATTCCGCACGTCAGCGTGGGCATGGCGACGACCAACTGATGACCCTGTTCGCCGACACGTTCAAAACCCTGAACAGCCATTACCCCGACACTTCTCCAGCGTCCGGTGCGCCGCAAACCGTTAACAGCATCAGCCTGACCGATGCCGATCACGCCCTGCTCACAGGGCTGGCGGACTTCAGTGCCTCCGTCAAGGCGCGCACTGAGGCGAGCAACCCGTATCGGCTGGACGAGCTGGATGCATTTGCCTATCAAGTGTCGCAATCCAGCAAGAGTCAGGGCCAGGATCAGCTCAATCGCACCGTCGAGCAGACTCGACAATCCCATCTGACGGCCAGTTACCACCAGGCGCTTTATCCCGGGGCGGCGCTCAAGTTGGGGACGGACGCCGAATCGCAGAGCTACGCCTACTATCAGATCGAAGACAGTACCAGCACGTCGCTGCGAATGGAGTACGACAAAGGCAAGCTGATCGACGCGTCGGTGAGCAAATCGGTCAGCCAGTCCACTCGGATTTCCAAGTACGAGTTGGGCAAGCTCATTGAGGACACCCTGACGCCGGAGAACCACCAGCAGCGGGAAAACCTGAGCAGCCTTGTCGAGGCAGCGTTGCAGGCGGACACGAAGTCGAGGCTGCAAACCGGGCGCTCAACCCTGGCGGATGCGCTGGCGTCAATTCGCGAGCGTGTGATGCAGCCGCAACGGCTGTCATGA
- a CDS encoding cytochrome b — protein sequence MSTPTSHFAPLARLLHWLMALMVIAMLFIGAGMVASVSQRHEWLLNLHKPLGIAILVLVTVRLIVRFSTTTAPLPADLPVWQALAAKLSHYLLYALMLAMPLIGWTMISAAGDPVMLSESVRLPSIVGADAETFAFLRGAHRYLSYLFFLTILMHLAAALFHGWIRRDEVLDSMLRGR from the coding sequence ATGAGTACCCCGACGTCTCACTTCGCACCCTTGGCGCGGCTGCTGCACTGGCTGATGGCGCTGATGGTGATTGCCATGTTGTTCATCGGCGCCGGAATGGTCGCCTCGGTGTCGCAACGGCATGAGTGGCTACTGAATCTGCATAAACCGCTGGGTATCGCGATTCTGGTGTTGGTGACTGTGCGTTTGATCGTGCGGTTTTCGACGACGACAGCACCGCTGCCGGCCGATCTACCGGTTTGGCAAGCGCTCGCAGCCAAGCTCTCGCACTACCTGTTGTACGCCCTGATGCTGGCGATGCCTTTGATCGGCTGGACGATGATTTCGGCCGCAGGTGACCCGGTGATGCTCAGCGAAAGTGTTCGCCTGCCATCGATTGTCGGCGCGGACGCTGAGACCTTCGCCTTCTTGCGTGGGGCGCACCGGTATCTGTCGTATCTGTTTTTCCTGACGATCCTTATGCACCTGGCGGCTGCACTGTTTCATGGCTGGATCAGAAGGGATGAAGTGCTGGACAGCATGCTGCGAGGGAGATGA
- a CDS encoding TetR/AcrR family transcriptional regulator: MAIKEGIRTGGRSARVQTSIYAAVRDLLQEQDRSAISVPVIAARAGVTPSTIYRRWGDLTALLADAAVERLRPDEPVDCGNLRDDLRNWTEVYLDEMSSEPGREMMRDVVASSATLCSGKCLNIVRDQFQIMIDRARERGERTPSADELIDAVVAPMIYRILYAETPPSLERMHQLLDRCLG, encoded by the coding sequence ATGGCTATCAAAGAAGGCATCCGCACGGGCGGCCGCAGTGCTCGTGTACAGACATCCATCTACGCCGCCGTGCGCGACTTGCTGCAAGAGCAGGACCGCTCGGCGATCAGTGTGCCGGTCATTGCAGCCCGCGCAGGCGTGACGCCCTCGACCATCTACCGTCGCTGGGGCGACCTCACTGCCTTGCTGGCCGACGCGGCCGTAGAACGCTTGCGGCCCGACGAGCCTGTCGATTGCGGCAATCTGCGTGACGACCTGCGCAACTGGACCGAAGTCTATCTGGATGAAATGAGTTCCGAGCCCGGCCGGGAAATGATGCGTGATGTGGTGGCCAGCAGCGCCACCTTGTGCTCGGGCAAATGCCTGAACATCGTTCGCGATCAATTCCAGATCATGATTGACCGGGCACGCGAGCGCGGCGAACGCACGCCGTCTGCTGACGAGCTGATCGATGCCGTTGTCGCGCCGATGATCTACCGCATCCTCTACGCCGAGACACCGCCCAGCCTCGAGCGCATGCATCAACTGCTCGACCGCTGCCTGGGCTGA